Proteins encoded within one genomic window of Vairimorpha necatrix chromosome 3, complete sequence:
- a CDS encoding putative DNA primase/helicase, producing the protein MKQEREQNFLAPIKGDKYQKTNQVKDYINVNVNPYDQNQNLYNDSVKHCIDGEKETVGEYASLEWLFDINNLKYRFDSKSFRLFQELVEYPIADSVEKIFVNSKYGKMFKWSNSVLYAKTGNLWIISSEKDLYSTLAVCLRDFCKPFCDFLKMESDLPKRLKVAGSRFLVNMDRSSILHRTLLLLRATINDRDFVDLLDNDYSIIPLKSKVYCLNTHKIRPYTDTDYFSKSFAFDFNEKTDVTPAFKLLKSIFPDTAVLNYALYQFSSWMDSRNPNDTLLFFKGVGTNPEIKALEKVKVAFLSEPEAGKMKTNFIKRLCNSDEISSRNLFSNKISRFKLRTKFVVTMNDIPSFSTVDDALWRRVKILPFQSKFVDKPKNKHEKKMDRDLGHAIETDITLKTSLFALLIHSLRDFKNLTIDPPEACVLALETVKIVEDDFRLWLKKNIVYKHGKILTKRELFNRYECVFSSRLYLTREQKEKVKIINSHIEEINTKLEGVINHTQRVYDGVHKELGNRKTVRGYKNLWFFEDEEKPQ; encoded by the exons CGATAAATATCAGAAAACAAATCAGGTAAAAGATTATATTAATGTGAATGTTAATCCTTATGACCAAAATCAGAACCTTTACAATGATTCGGTAAAGCATTGTATAGACGGAGAAAAAGAAACAGTTGGAGAATATGCTTCTCTTGAATGGTTGTTTGATATCAACAATCTAAAATATAGATTTGATAGTAAAAGTTTTCGTTTATTCCAAGAACTTGTGGAATATCCCATTGCAGATTCAGtggaaaaaattttcgtaAACTCAAAATACGGCAAAATGTTTAAATGGTCTAATTCGGTACTATATGCAAAGACCGGCAATTTATGGATAATATCGAGCGAAAAGGATTTATATTCAACTTTAGCCGTATGTTTACGTGATTTCTGCAAGCCATTTTGTGACTTTTTAAAGATGGAAAGTGACCTCCCTAAGAGGTTGAAAGTTGCTGGGAGCAGATTTTTAGTGAACATGGACAGATCAAGTATTTTGCATAGAACATTACTGTTGTTACGTGCTACGATAAATGATAGAGATTTTGTAGATCTCTTAGACAATGATTACAGCATTATTCCGCTGAAATCAAAAGTTTATTGTCTTAATACTCATAAAATAAGGCCTTACACAGATACCGATTACTTTAGCAAAAGTTTTGCCTTTGATTTTAATGAGAAAACTGATGTGACGCCTGCATTTAAATTGCTTAAATCGATATTCCCGGACACCGCTGTCCTTAATTATGCTTTGTATCAGTTTTCAAGCTGGATGGATAGCCGTAATCCAAACGACAcacttctattttttaaaggagTAGGAA CGAACCCAGAAATTAAAGCATTAGAAAAAGTGAAGGTGGCGTTTTTGTCGGAGCCGGAAGCTGGTAAAATGAAaactaattttattaaaaggtTGTGTAATTCTGATGAAATTTCTTCAAGAAATTTGTTTTCAAACAAAATATCTAGATTTAAACTGAGAACCAAATTCGTAGTAACAATGAATGATATACCCTCATTTTCAACAGTTGATGATGCTTTGTGGAGAAGAGTGAAAATCTTACCTTTCCAATCTAAATTTGTAGATAAACCAAAGAACAAACATGAAAAAAAGATGGATAGAGATCTGGGCCATGCGATAGAAACAGatataacattaaaaacttcTTTATTTGCTCTATTGATACATTCACTAcgagattttaaaaatcttacTATAGATCCACCCGAAGCGTGCGTGCTGGCGCTGGAAACAGTTAAAATTGTCGAAGATGATTTTAGATTATggcttaaaaaaaatattgtgtATAAACATGGAAAGATTTTAACCAAACGTGAACTGTTTAACCGTTATGAATGCGTTTTTTCTAGTAGATTATACTTAACCCGAGAgcaaaaagaaaaggtAAAGATAATTAACTCACACattgaagaaattaatacaaaattaGAAGGGGTAATAAATCATACACAAAGAGTTTACGACGGTGTGCATAAAGAGTTGGGAAATCGTAAGACGGTGAGAGGTTATAAAAACCTCTGGTTTTTTGAGGACGAAGAAAAGCCGCAGTAG
- a CDS encoding AAA family ATPase (membrane bound), which produces MSVQNYDQNDTQKIFYLNDNRKKSTAEQIKLILKIISTILNIFLALMVLFIIPIILHSLGVNEQKTTEFTFYTAKDFAHIEYHGKDEIFEKTIKKMIEIIELTETKSEAEVTKKIESNFRNFLLWGPPGTGKTFFIKKLIYLLNEKIKKNEEEKNRKDKGEKGKIETANGNKIIASKKTNAKVKSLDEDGIKEKEYVRAYFITPSMLEDKYKGETERKISKLFEEARDNEQWKATFIFVDEIDAFFSDREISHQDNSSKSKTEFLNLLSGIKESIMKNVFFVGASNYMSVIDDAFLRRFGEKIEFSLPNCDEAYEMLKSISRDWTQEENREDYLREIAEILSNKNCSQSFISELCKRMRWADAHKRPGAIKKFRDIVLAAEEKRNEIINRIPSGRAFEDKQYWQMRAKNEKFDNSDFDFGDDICTAETIVTEKTIPNI; this is translated from the coding sequence ATGAGTGTACAAAATTATGATCAAAATGAtacacaaaaaatattttatctaaatGATAATCGAAAAAAATCAACCGCAgaacaaataaaactaatactaaaaataatttcgacaattttaaatatttttttagctCTTATGGTATTATTCATAATCCCAATAATCTTGCACAGCTTAGGGGTCAATGAACAAAAAACTACCGAGTTCACATTTTACACTGCTAAAGATTTCGCTCATATAGAATATCATGGAAAAGATGAAATATTCGAAAAAaccattaaaaaaatgattgaAATTATAGAATTGACCGAAACTAAATCTGAAGCAGAagttacaaaaaaaattgagtcaaattttagaaattttttgttatgGGGACCTCCAGGAACAGGAAAAacgttttttataaaaaaattaatatactTGTTAAACGAaaagataaagaaaaaCGAAGAGGAGAAAAATAGAAAGGATAAAGGAGAAAAGGGTAAAATAGAAACGGCAAAtggtaataaaattatagcCTCCAAAAAAACGAATGCTAAAGTTAAAAGTCTTGATGAAGATGGTATTAAAGAGAAAGAATACGTCCGAGCATATTTCATAACTCCAAGTATGTTGgaagataaatataaaggGGAAacagaaagaaaaattagtaAATTATTTGAAGAAGCCAGAGATAATGAGCAATGGAAAGCCACATTCATTTTTGTTGATGAAATTGACGCTTTCTTTTCCGATAGAGAGATAAGTCATCAAGACAATAGTAGCAAATCAAAAacagaatttttaaatttattgagtGGTATAAAAGAAAGCATAATGAAGAATGTCTTCTTCGTAGGTGCATCTAATTATATGAGTGTGATAGATGACGCATTTTTAAGAAGATTCGgagaaaaaattgaattttctTTGCCGAATTGTGATGAAGCTTATGAAATGTTAAAGAGTATAAGTCGAGATTGGACTCAGGAAGAGAATCGAGAAGATTATTTAAGAGAGATAGCGGAAAtattatcaaataaaaattgttcGCAGTCTTTCATATCAGAACTTTGTAAGAGAATGAGATGGGCTGATGCACACAAGAGGCCGGGcgcaataaaaaaatttagggATATTGTATTGGCCGCAGAAGAAAAGCGAAATGAAATCATTAATAGAATTCCATCAGGCAGAGCATTTGAAGACAAGCAATATTGGCAAATGAGAGCAAAAAACGAGAAATTCGATAATAGTGACTTTGATTTTGGTGATGACATTTGTACCGCAGAAACAATAGTCACTGAAAAAACTATAcctaatatttaa
- a CDS encoding AAA family ATPase has product MEIEDCGQKDSEKIIYVSNNIPKKSAMESISLIVGIISSILNIFLTCLFLFIVPIIFNALRNAGDKNNKNNEFDFFTAKDFANVKYHGREKLFEKITNNIFEIIQLTEHKSAAEVSDKITVIDRNLLLWGPAGTGKTHFIKKLIFLLNEKIKKKTEQSGKKVTKIQEKTKGYKDKTKHEDGEYVRAYFITPSMLEDKYKGETEKKINKLFEEARDDTKWKATFIFIDEIDSFFANREFSHQDHSSKSKTEFLNLLSGIKEDIMKNVFFVGASNFMSVIDDAFLRRFGQKIEFKLPNGNETYEMLKSITRDWTQEQNRDDYLRHIAEILSKRSCSQSFISELCKRMTWKDAHKKPGAIGRFRIIVLAADEKRQANINNMSTPKSSESFRQYYQTKEKSEKFDHSDFDFELEEEDSSNVETKE; this is encoded by the coding sequence ATGGAAATAGAAGATTGTGGTCAAAAAGATTCAgaaaagataatttatgTATCAAACAATATTCCAAAAAAATCAGCAATGGAAAGTATAAGCTTAATTGTTGGTATCATCTCATCaatcttaaatatttttcttacttgtctttttttatttatagttccaattatatttaacgCATTGCGTAATGCCggagataaaaataataaaaataacgAGTTCGATTTTTTCACTGCTAAAGATTTTGCTAATGTTAAGTATCATGGAagagaaaaattatttgaaaaaattacaaataatatttttgaaataattcAATTGACTGAACATAAATCGGCAGCAGAGGTTTCGGATAAAATAACAGTAATTGatagaaatttattgttatgGGGTCCAGCTGGTACAGGTAAAACacatttcataaaaaaattaatttttttgttaaatgaaaaaataaagaaaaaaaccGAACAGTCTGGCAAAAAAGTCACTAAAATTCAAGAGAAGACTAAAGGATATAAAgacaaaacaaaacatgAAGATGGTGAATACGTTAGAGCATATTTTATAACACCGAGTATGTTAgaagataaatataaaggagaaacagaaaagaaaattaacaAATTGTTCGAGGAAGCTAGAGATGATACAAAATGGAAAGCTacattcatttttattgatgaaATTGACTCTTTTTTCGCTAATAGAGAATTTAGTCATCAAGACCACAGTAGCAAATCAAAAacagaatttttaaatttattaagcGGTATAAAAGAAGACATAATGAAGAATGTTTTCTTTGTAGGAGCATCAAATTTTATGAGTGTAATAGATGACGCGTTTTTAAGAAGATTTGgacaaaaaatagaatttaAATTACCAAATGGAAATGAAACCTACGAAATGTTAAAGAGTATAACTCGGGATTGGACCCAGGAGCAGAATAGAGATGATTATCTTAGACATATAGCGGAAATATTATCGAAGAGAAGTTGTTCTCAATCTTTTATATCAGAGCTTTGCAAAAGAATGACATGGAAAGATGCACATAAGAAACCAGGTGCTATTGGGAGATTTAGGATTATTGTATTGGCAGCGGATGAAAAGCGACAAgccaatataaataatatgtcTACGCCAAAAAGTTCTGAAAGCTTTAGGCAATATTATCAAACTAAAGAAAAATCTGAGAAATTTGATCATAGTGATTTTGATTTTGAGCTTGAAGAAGAAGATAGTTCTAATGTTGAAACTAAggaataa
- a CDS encoding proteasome subunit RPN9 (RPN9) yields the protein MSSNISSFSIEDLISLKDNRKWFHLCDLIPEIINDHNSEEILSIFLQNISQYHPASLVHATLSLSKHFSPEKSIEIISNSISSIKESNMYSGNFKMEIVNLEIQKCILQVQTDQLNDIESQIFKFKEFEMTPEVYKLFNFLAFLYYEKSGNHENCVKYLLEYVKKNNEEINNLELLAKYSLVSRKFFNFIEIFSLKNFDKINEDIYKIYIAVQEGNTKLVDKYIKIIHNIFGDKYQIVREKAYFIGLINLCFKENKRILGFEKIQEELEIREEEINGFLLKALGFGLIKGWIDDKNKVLYFNTIIPRCLQEAELNKMKNKFGEWKEKIRQAIEMIEQ from the coding sequence ATGTCCTcaaatatttcttctttctcAATAGAAGACTTGATTTCTTTAAAAGACAACCGAAAATGGTTTCATCTCTGCGACCTAATCccagaaataataaatgacCACAACTCCGAAGAAATCTTATCCATTTTCTTACAAAACATTTCCCAATATCATCCTGCTTCCCTTGTTCATGCTACACTTTCTTTATCAAAACATTTTAGTCCCGAAAAATctatagaaattatttctaactCGATTTCTTCAATAAAAGAATCAAATATGTATTCTGGCAATTTCAAAATGGAAATAGTCAATTtagaaatacaaaaatgtattttacaAGTACAAACTGATCAATTAAATGATATCGAAagtcaaatatttaaattcaaGGAATTTGAAATGACACCAGAAGTTTACAAATTGTTTAACTTCCttgcttttttatattacgAGAAATCTGGTAATCATGAGAATtgtgtaaaatatttgctagaatatgtaaaaaaaaataatgaagaAATCAATAATTTAGAATTACTTGCTAAATATTCACTGGTTTccagaaaattttttaattttatagaaattttttctttaaaaaattttgataaaatcaATGAAGACATTTATAAGATTTATATAGCCGTACAAGAAGGGAATACTAAGTTAGTAGACAAATATATCAAGATAATACACAATATATTCGGCGATAAATACCAAATAGTAAGAGAAAAGGCGTATTTTATAGGATTAATAAACTTatgttttaaagaaaataaaagaattttaggATTTGAGAAGATCCAAGAAGAATTAGAGATCagagaagaagaaataaatggATTTTTATTGAAGGCTCTTGGGTTTGGATTAATAAAAGGATGGAttgatgataaaaataaagtattgtattttaataCGATAATACCGAGATGTTTACAAGAGGCGGAGTTGAATAAAATGAAGAATAAGTTTGGAGAATGGAAAGAGAAAATTAGACAAGCCATTGAAATGATtgaacaataa
- a CDS encoding DNA-directed RNA polymerase I subunit RPA43 (RPA4), producing the protein MKIRKIKVQIIIKISPIFFNDPDTEINKRLSSYLFKYTYKLSGIPLCYKIVGVFPVGHIINDNEYVFLKSIVEFDLLCFKIGDILESEDGVSFGIIYAKINGEEFYTGKYKVEDIENNKEECSSILGSPVGTT; encoded by the coding sequence ATGAAGATTCGTAAAATTAAAGTACagattattataaaaatctctcctatcttttttaatgatcCAGACacagaaattaataaaagacTGTCTTCATATTTGTTCAAATATACTTACAAGTTGTCAGGAATCCCCTTATGCTACAAGATTGTAGGCGTATTCCCAGTAGGgcatattataaatgataATGAATATGTCTTTCTTAAGAGTATTGTGGAGTTTGATTTACTTTGCTTTAAGATTGGGGATATTTTGGAATCTGAAGATGGTGTCTCGTTTGGGATAATTTATGCTAAAATAAATGGAGAAGAATTTTATACGGGGAAATATAAAGTAGAAGATATTgagaataataaagaagagtGTTCTAGTATCTTAGGGAGTCCAGTAGGAACAACAtaa